The Chlorocebus sabaeus isolate Y175 chromosome 18, mChlSab1.0.hap1, whole genome shotgun sequence sequence gaaggtgagGGAGGTTAGCTAAGTGGACATCTGGGAAAGAGCTCAggcagcagaggggctggggtgggggcgcgCTGGCAGCCTGCTGCATTCCAGGGTCCTCTGTGTGGCTGGGACGGTGTCGGCCCTCCCCTGCCCATCCCTCAGGGCCTTCGCAGAAACACTCACACGGGGACCTTCTATGTACAGGCAGCACACGCCACCCATCGCCGTGACCACACTGTCCCTCAGAGGAGCCGCTGGCCACGTGTGTCCCGACCACATGGAGATGTACTTGAAGATCCTTTACACACTgggtttcaaagacttagtatggaaaacagtgtaaaatattaataacacaatAACTGTTATCAAAATAGTGGGCTGAATAGAAAatgtagtttgtttgtttatttatttatagatagggtctcactttatttatttatttatttatttatttatttatttatttatttatagatagggtctcactctgttgcccaggctggagtgaaccggtgcagtcacagctcactgaagcctccaactcctgggctcaggcaatcctcccacctcaatgtcCCACggggctgggactgtaggtgtgcaccgccacatccaactaattgttttgtattttttgtagagactgggtctcgccatgctgcccaggctggcctcaaactcctgggctcaagtgatccacctgccttgggctcccaaagtgctgggattacaggcgtgagtcatggcaCCCAGCGTCCCCCCCTCCGGACCTGCCTTTCTTTAATGTGGCAACTAGatcatttaaaattgcatatataacaCAGGCCACCCATGCAAGCCTCAATCCTGGGAGATGCTCCCGTTGGAGAAACCTTCAAGAAGTGGatctgcggccgggcgcggtggctcaagcctgtaatcccagcactttgggaggccgagacgggcggatcacgaggtcaggagatcgagaccatcctggcgaacatagtgaaaccccgtctctactaaaaaatacaaaaaactagccgggcgaggtggcgggcgcctgtagtcccagctactcgggaggctgaggcaggagaatggcgtgaacccgggaggcggagcttgcagtgagctgagatccggccactgcacgccagcccgggcgacagagcgagactccgtctcaaaaaaaaaaaaaaaaaaaaagcggatcTGCTTGGATTTGCAAACGGCCCCTCTGGCCCCAGGGGGATCTGCTGTGCAGAGCTGCTCTGGACTCAGCTCTTCAATACTGCCCTTGAGTGTACTGGGCACCTCCTGACTTTCGACCAGCACAAAGCTCCTTATTAAACGCTGACAAAAATTCCTTCCATTCCAGGTGCCATAATGGATTCATTAATCTCCTATTGATAGCTTTTTGCTGGTTTTCCCACTTTTTGCTATTCTAAGCACTGCTGCGAAGACTCTCCTTttaccccacctgcctgtgtctgCTGCAGCTCACATGCTCCGCCTTCCAGCTGTCATAGCTGAGTCCCTGGGTCTCCTCGGCGGGGTGTGTCTGTGGGCACAAGGCTGCCCTGCCACATGCCCCACCCCATAACCTTCCATCTGTGGCCGCTCCTTGTGAGACCCTAAACTCACGACctcccctcctgtcctctcctctccacaaAGCCACCCTTATCGGAGACAGTCAGTCTGCTTCCCAGTTCCCCCAAGGCGAATCCAAAGTCCTCCACTGGCCCACCCACCTCTACCGACTCCTCCCTCACCTTCCGGTCAGGTCAAACGGCCCCAACCAGAGGCTCCCCGGGCCCTTTCATAAGACAGGAGCTTTTCTTCTCAGGTCCGGCTACAGGTACATTGTACCCGCACCTCACCGCAGGAGTGAGAGTCGCAGGGGCGGAGAGGGCTTAGTTCTTTTGCCTAAAGCCTGCCCTGACTCACCGAAGGCGGTCGTTAATGTGCGCAATgattacagaaacacagaaataaggctgggggtggtggctcaagcctgttatcccagcactttgggaggccgaggcaggtggagcgcttgaggtcaggagttcgagaccaacctgaccaacatggtgaaaccccatctctactaaagatacaaaaaaaaaaaaaaaaaaaaaaaaaaggtgggcatggtggcacatgtctataatcccaactacttgggagactgggacaggaaaatcacttgaacccgggaggcagaggttgcagtgagcccagatcaagccactgcactccaggctgggcaacagagcgagactccatctcaacgtcccccacccgccccgccacacacagaaacaaaatcTTAATCGTAGTAAGACACAGCTGAAAAGATATGACGGAATGACTCCCCGAGGCTACTGGATGCCACTCCTTCAATCATTTTCCATTCAGAAAACTTCAGATCAGATCATTTACATATGTACGTTAAGACAAGGGGTCCTATATTAATGAATCTTCTCCGTCAAAATCCTggtcaaagtcagaaaacaatcccACCGGACTCCTGGGAGCATCTGATGTTGGAGAAACCTGGAGAAGTGGAGAAGCTGATCTGCAGGATTTGCAAACCGCGGCACTGCCCCCAGGGGGACCCGCAGCACCGGCGCCTCCCCGTGAGAGTCGGAGCCTCACTGAGACCCACACAGTCAGGATCTGCACCTCCAAAGGCTCCCCCAGGCGGCTCTGGGCACACGGAAGCTGGGAAGACAGCAAATGGGCCCCGGGGTTGGGGGGACCCAGCACAGTCCagccttttctcttttgcctcctgAAGACTTTCACTGTGGATGTGTGTTAGGGAAGGGGGGAgtgaagaaagagacagggagagaagataGAGACTGAGTGATGCCTCCATTCTGCAGAGAAAAACACCGAGGCCCTATCTCAGCACTCGAGACAGTGGGGCCACGGCGGGACTTATTAAGTCTCTGCCTCTCAGTGCTCTGATCTGCCATGTGTCTGGCTGCCTCTTCCATCCTGACAAACACAATGACTGtaattccaaagtactgggagttgggggtgaagatgcagagaacggaggagtggggagggaaacgGCAGCCTCTGGGCAGCTACTCTCTAATAAACACGAACACAACACCAGAAAGGGCttgtagaaaagaaacataaaatgcaacCCAACTACTGACACATGGCCCTCTGTTCCATATTCACCCGCACGTTCTTAACAGAAACGCAACTGTGAACATGCAATCTGGTATCCTGACATTTGCCCTGACCAGGTTGTTACCGCAtcttcatctttctaattttaattgctTCTGACGGCCCATCCGACTGGTCGAGCTTATTTAAAGAGCCCTGATTCTCCCTGATAAAAGGTTGGAGTCCCGTATcaaaagcttttagttttctGTAACCAAGGGGGAAAACATGCTTCTTTTGAAAGATGACAAAATGTCTAGCTTCGAAGGGTCATCCGAGTATGGCACACAAGGTGGTCTGCATTCATAGAAAATGATGCCATCATATAAATCTCCCACTGTGTGACGGGGTGACACCATCACTCATCATCTGCCTCCCAGACCCAGTAAGTTTTGCAAAATTAATTACTGCACTTTACACTGAAAAGATCCCATCAAagaatgtgtgtgcacaggaTGGTGAGGGGCGCCAGAGCTGTGTGAGGAGAAATGGCACTGttctcagtttccccttccatcCTACTGGGCTCTGAAGCATTGCTTCggagattttcaattttatcttataattaaataatatgaactctaCTGGGGGAAGAAAAGCAGCCCATCACATTTGTATTAAGCCTTAATATCATGTTTGCCATCTTGACTCCTATCgctataaaaagtcattttctgttcCCCTCACAAAACCACCCAAGGAATATTGCTTCAGACACCAAAGGTGCCCATGTGGGGCTCAAGCCTGGTgtccaataaatatgtgtgtcatTGACCTAATGCATGTCCAGTCAATTGAAACCTCACACTTCTGACTTCGGTTTTGAGGTTGTAATCTTGAAGTCTTAACAGTTTATACGCATTGACCTGAGGATATTGGAAACTTTTGATTAGAGAGGGTTGAATTCCTCTAAAGGACTTCATGAATGTAGAAGACAGCTAGAACCCCTGGTTTCCTGCTCCTCAGTGGAGATTCCAGGCGGGAGGCAGGCAGCAAACGCTTGCGTTCCTGTCAagcgccaggcgtggtgctgggcgCGGGATGGACACCAGTGAAGACACAGCTACACGCAGCCCTGAACAtccctgcagcagccacagggcctggccacaCCAGGGAGCCCTGTGAACTCAGGGAAGCCAATACACCTCGGGCATCCGTTGCTCatgtgtaaagtggggataagtcAGTGCCCAGGATCACTGAGGGCCTGCCACATAACAGAGTCACTAAACGCTAGCTATTCTCACTAGGATTGGAAAGGTTGAAACTTACTACATTTCTGTGAACTTTCTATAAATACTGTATTGATGTTCACATCACCACAGGCAAAAAGGACGCCGCTTTCGCATCCAGCCCACCCTAAGAATGCCCCTGGACTTCCCAGTACACTCAGCTCCACCAGGCCCTGCAGAAGCCACAACCTGTGACGAAGACAATGAGTCACTCTTGGTGTGTGGCACAGCGTGATGTGGCGGTGGGTACTTAGTCATGGTCAGTCCGCGATCCAGAGCTGTGGAGCTTATTTTAGGTTGGGTGAAAATCAATTTAAGTTTCCAGATATGTCTTGGGACAACAGAAGATACCCaaagaagcagggaaaaaaaaaataaaaaacaaaaacccacagccTAAGACAGAAGAtacccaaagaagaaaaaaaaaaaaaaaaaaaaaaaaaaacccgcctgagaaatactttcttcattcaAGGCCTGGGGAGTCAGGAATACAGGAAagacattttcaattttatattataattaaataatatgaactctactgggagaagaaaagcagcccatcgcgttggtattaagccttaatatcatttttgccaCCTTGACGCCTATcgctataaaaagttattttctgttccCCTTACAAAACCACCCAAATAATATCTGTGTAATTTTGAGCAAGTTGGGTTTTGCTCACTTTTGAGCATTAACTAGAATAAGGAGCTTCACCAAGAAAGGCCCCTGAAAAGCATGGTGGAGGCCTGACATGacggctcaggtctgtaattccagctctttgggaggccaaggcaggaggctcactagaggaggccaggagttcaagaccagtctcagcagcatagtgagatcctgtctctacaaataataataacaattagccggtcatgatgctgcattcctgtcttccctgctactcagaaggctgaggcaggaggatcacttgagcccaggagtttgaggctgcagtgagctgtaacggcaccactacactccagcctgggtgacagagccagacataaGTACTCTTCGTGGTCTAAGGGAGAGTACAATATTTGGAATTAGGATCTGTTTTGCTCCTACCACAATCGCGTATGCACCTCACTCCCTTacctaagttatttttctttgtgagtcTTTCTCACCACTTCCAAAATGAGGGCATGCCTCTCTTGGGACCATGTATCTAGGCTTGGAGATAAGAATTGTAAAGCTCctagtatacaaaatattttcaacaaatggtagctatggtcattttaatatattgaattgtACCATAATTTCACATCTGACAGATAATTCCCCTGAAATTGATACTTGAATGTGAATGTGTTCTCTGATCTCCAGCTACAGGCAATAGTCTTCTATGTCAGGGAAAATCAAGTACTAATatagaatcaaaataaaatggcaaaagaaTGGGGGCACAACAGATAAATTCTCGAGGAATAACTTACTTACTTTAAGGATCTGTAAATCTGTGGCAGCTAAGACCAGGCCCTCTAAGCACATCTGGAGGTGAACTTCCTCAAAAGAAATGGGTCCAAATGCTCCAACAGGTTCAAGATCATACCTGGGAAGGGTAAAGCTCTTTACAGAGTCCACAAAAAAATTGTGACTTCGGCTCTGCCAGGGAAAGAAAGCCCAGGCGACCCGCCATGGCGGGCTTCCCCAGGGACAGCCCAGGTGTGACCCACGTGGGCTTGAGGCCACCGTATTTGATGCCATCTGCAGAGCTGAGAGCAGCTGTCTCCCATTAACCCGAGGCTGTACCAACCAAGCCACGTTCCCACATAATACTGGTTTCCAAAGTACCTTTTTCCCCAGAAGAGAAGAGGCGTGCACTTACTAACCTCCAATATGTGTAACTCCTCCCAGGTGGCAAAACCAGGGCAACAGAGAACACGGAGATTCTGCCAATGTATCCTAATTTCACGTACCTGTACACAAACTCCCAAGCATTTTAGCAAGCTTTTGGACATGGAGCTCAAAAGAATGACCCATAAATACTTTCCAATACATACAGCatcttaatgtgtttttctttcttttttattttttgtagacacagagtctcactatgtggtccaggctgctctggaactcctgggctcaagcgaccctcctgcctcagcctccgaaagcactcgcatgacaagcatgagccactgtgcaggacCCACAGCACTTAAATTCCAAAATCACCTTGAAACCCTGACCTTCCACCTGCCCTGGTGGCTTCCAGAGGTCAGTTCCTCTTCCCGTGCCGAAGGTTTCTTGTCTTTCGCGGCCCAGGTAAGGTCACTGCAGGTGCTCCCTCTGCTTCTGAAGGCCTTTGACTGAGAAGCCACTCTGGGTCCTATTAGGACCCCAAGGCGGCTCCATTCGTACTCGCACATCTCCCGGCCGGTTTAAGTCACGCTGGCCAGGCTATTTCCACTTCACTCTCCTAATTTCTCCAATCCCATCCTCTGCTGcatcaccttttctttctctgagaaccCAACCCTGCAGGAGGAACGCTGATGCTGGGGTCCTTTAACTAGAAAGCTAACGCCAGAGCACTTCCCCGGGCGCTGGGGGGCGGGCTGCGGGGCGGGGCCTGGCGCTGCCACCGGGGTGTCCCGCGGGGGCGGGGGCGCTGGGCCTAGGGAGGCTGCGCTGCTGGCTCGGGGAGCGCGCGGCGTACGGATGTCAGGGCCAGGGCGCATGGAGACGACGGGCCGGGCATCACGTAGGCGCTCGCGGCGGGCGGGGCGGCGCTGACAGCGCCCCAACATGCAGCACCCGTGCCGCCCCGCGCGCTCAAGGGCGAAGGGAAGGTTACCGGGACCGAGGGCGGGGGCCCATTCCCGCTCCATCCTTGTGCAGTGCGCGGTCCCGAAACGGGAGGAAATCCGCCATCCGCGCCTTTCCACGCATCTGCGGCAGGAGGAAccgggaaaataaaaatcaaaacccagcTCCGGGCGCGTCGCGTCTCCAGCCCGCGCTATCACTAAGGCTCCCAGGTGGCGTTCGCCTGGGAAGCGCCGATCTACCCGCCAGGGGCTGCGCGGCCTGGGGCGCTCCACCGTCCGGGCACCGGCGCCCTCACGTGCACCCGGGGCCTGGGGCGCGCAGTCTCCACCACCTCCGGCTCTTCAATGTTAAATGTCCTCCTGGCGCGCCCGCGTCGTGGACCCAGACTCGGGTCCCTCCTGGAGAGCCGCTTCCACATTGCAGGGCAGGGAAAACCCAGAGCCCGCGCCGCGGCACCGCTGACGTCCCGGAGTCCCCGCTTCCTGGTCCTTCTCGTCCGCGGAGGTCtgcggggagggcctgggacccattTTAGTTTTCGGTTTTCTCACGAGCCGAAAGGCAACAGCACATGCGAGGGCaggaaacccatttttaaaatctcccagcGGAAACGCGAGGGGCTGCCGGACCGCCTCGGAGACGCCAGGCGGGAACCCAGAGCACTCCCTCCGCGTCCCGCATTGCAGCAGCCGGGACCCCGCCCACGCCGCGCGGGGCACGAGGCAACAGGAGGCGCGCGGGGACCCGGCCGTTTCTTCCTCGACATGCTGGGGGGCGGCGTGGGGCGGAGTTGAAGGGCGGGGGGCCACTTAGGAAGTGATCGCGCTGTACCCACGCTTCGGAGGGGAAGCCCGGCCGGGTCCTACAGCTCAGAGGCAGAACGACTCCCGAGGGTCCTCCAGGCGACCCCCTCTGTcaggctcaatttaaaacataaaccagAGGGGGTGGAAAGCTCACTATCTTCTGGATGGAGGTTCCTACCgccatgtcccttcctcctccgcaCCACCCGGCAAGGACCCGGGGGCTGCCTTGCTGGCTCATGCCGCCCCGCAGGTACCCCTGCCGCTCCCGGGCagggcttctccccagttctcCCCATCGCTTCCCCGCTCTTCTCTCTGGTTCTTCCCATCGCTTCTCCACCTTTCCCCGCGTCCTCCCATCGCTTCCCCCCTCTTCTGCCCCATCCCCCAAATCCCCTTCGCCTTGTTCTCCTCGGCTCCGTCCGTCCCTCCCTCGCCGCCGGAAGGGGGGCGCGCACCTTGAGCATCCTCGCCTCTGGTCAGCACGCCGACTGCCTTGCCGGCCCCggagaggtgctccaggaactTCCGCAAGGAGCCCTTAGGGGCCTGGGAGTCGTCAGTGTCCATGGCGAGGAGGTCGAGAGGAGCCGCTAGTCCCGGTGCGCAGTAGGCAATGTGGACCCTGCCCGCGCGCGCGGGAGTCGGAACtgctgccccgccccgccccagggCCAATGGGCGGTGACGGGCGGGGCCCGAGCGCACGGGAGGGGCTGCGGGAGCGGGGGCGTGGCTAGGTGCAGGGAAAGGGGCAGGTGCGGGCGGGGGGCGGGAGTGGGCAGGAGCACCTACGCCGGGGTCGTCGTAGGTGGGGGCCGCGCTAGCGGTGAGGTGGGCCGCAGACGTGGGGATAGCGCCACAGGTAGGCGGGGTCCCTGCGGGTGGGGCCGCGTCTCTGGTGCTCAAGACTCGCGGATGGGCTGGAAGGCTCTGGTTGGGGACTTCAGAGATGCCCGGAGCgccacaggtgggggcaggggcagcgtCCGGGGGAGGGGAGACCACAGCGGGGCGGGGGTCACATCGTTTGCGGGGCGCGCCAGGGTGGGGCGGGATAGAACGCGGGGAGCATCTCCCAGGCCGGGTGAGGGAGACCTTGAGTGGGCGCGAACGTCTGGGCGGGGGGAAGCCCTGCACTTGCAGGGAGCGCcgatggcggggcggggtggaattGGGGCGTGGAGACCCCACCTGGATGCGGAAGTTCGCAGCAGGCCCGGCCGCTCCGGCTGTTGTTGGCGCAGAGCCCCGCTGCGCGCACAGCTTCTAGTTGCCGGCAGGATTCCTCCTGGGGCTGCGCTGGGAGCCTCCGGGCGCGGCTTCCTCGACCTTCGCCCCCAGGTATTCTCTGTAGTCTGAGGTCGGGAAGGACGAACGGAGAGTAGATCCTCCAGGTGGTGGGAAAAACTGAGCGCGGCGGGCTTAGCTATGACGAAGCTGCGATTTCCCGGGCCCACGGGGGCTGTGGCGTCCACTCGGTTCCTGCTAATCCCACTGTATTATAAGGTGGGGAGAGTCAGCTTGCATAGTGAAACCAAAGAGAGCTGCGAgatggagagtgagagtgagaaaccaagagagtgagacacacacacacacacaaacacacacacacacacacacacacacacacacacagagagagagagggaaagagagggagagggagagagacagagagagagagacagaaaaagtcagagaagcagagacacagagagacatagaaagatagagaaagatgaggggaagagagaaacagagacacacagagtcttaaaaagagacacagagagacagagcaaccaggagagagacacagagagggagaaacagagacaatttaaaccaaaagagaaaaacagaccagaaaagaaaaacaactagtaGAGCTCGGAACTGCGAAGGTGGCATCATTCCGTTAGTCTCGGGTTTTGCTTCCTGGGTTTGTGACATGGTCAGAGTCCTTGTCTTTGATTTCCTAACACAAGTTGTTAAAGTTGGAAGTGAGTGTGAAATTGAGTTAgtctagctttattctttcacGGATGAGAAGTGAATTATCTTCAGCAAGGTGGGTGCAGGCGTGGTCCCCGGGGGTCACTGTGGTGAACAGGCCGCCCTTGTGGGCAGCCAAGTTCGTCATCACTGGGACAGAGCCCAGGACACTTCCCCGGCTGGCCAGCCTTTTCCTAGAACCCCACACATTGCAAAGGATGGAGTCCAGATCTATACCATAAAGAAACGAGggtggttacagaaagcaccacGATCTCAGCTGAGTGGCTCTGAGCACCCCAACGTTGGGACACCTCAGTACAGGTTGGGGCAGCTCAGGCTGTGCCCAGCAGGGAGGCCGGCCCGATCAAGCTGCGGTCTCCACCCTGAGAGTGTGGGCTCCTTCCCCCAGCGCGGGTTAAAGCATGGTGTGTCCACCTGTGCAGTGGCTGGTCCCAGTGGCCCTGGAGGGCTGAAACCCTGGGTCCCGCCACTGGTTCAGGGCATCCGTTTCCCCTTCCTGCAGTTCCTGTGTCTGCGTGTCCAGGGGGCTCCGATCCCTGTCTTAGGACCATGGCTGAGGGGACAAGTTCACCCGCTTTGG is a genomic window containing:
- the LOC140708974 gene encoding uncharacterized protein, which gives rise to MTNLAAHKGGLFTTVTPGDHACTHLAEDNSLLIPGAAGPAANFRIQVGSPRPNSTPPRHRRSLQVQGFPPPRRSRPLKVSLTRPGRCSPRSIPPHPGAPRKRCDPRPAVVSPPPDAAPAPTCGAPGISEVPNQSLPAHPRVLSTRDAAPPAGTPPTCGAIPTSAAHLTASAAPTYDDPGVGAPAHSRPPPAPAPFPAPSHAPAPAAPPVRSGPARHRPLALGRGGAAVPTPARAGRVHIAYCAPGLAAPLDLLAMDTDDSQAPKGSLRKFLEHLSGAGKAVGVLTRGEDAQGPPRRPPRTRRTRKRGLRDVSGAAARALGFPCPAMWKRLSRRDPSLGPRRGRARRTFNIEEPEVVETARPRPRVHVRAPVPGRWSAPGRAAPGGCVERRGWRISSRFGTAHCTRMEREWAPALGPGNLPFALERAGRHGCCMLGRCQRRPARRERLRDARPVVSMRPGPDIRTPRAPRASSAASLGPAPPPPRDTPVAAPGPAPQPAPQRPGKCSGVSFLVKGPQHQRSSCRVGFSEKEKVMQQRMGLEKLGE